Proteins found in one Triticum aestivum cultivar Chinese Spring chromosome 4D, IWGSC CS RefSeq v2.1, whole genome shotgun sequence genomic segment:
- the LOC123098230 gene encoding probable methionine--tRNA ligase produces MASPPPPPKLPIPGRRNILITSALPYVNNVPHLGNIIGCVLSADVFARYCRLRGYNAIYICGTDEYGTATETKALEEKCSPKEICDKYHVIHDEVYKWFDIKFDKFGRTSAPEQTEVCQAIFHKLMENKWLTENTMQQLYCDTCERFLADRLVEGKCPTEGCNYEAARGDQCENCSKLLNPTELIDPKCKVCKNAPRIRDTDHLFLELPLLSDKLVNYINNTSVAGMWSQNAIQATNAWLKEGLKQRCITRDLKWGVPVPHEKYKDKVFYVWFDAPIGYISITASYTPDWEKWWKDPDNVELFQFMGKDNVPFHTVMFPSTLLGTGENWTMMKTISVTEYLNYEAGKFSKSHGIGVFGNDAKTTNIPSEVWRYYLLMNRPEVSDTLFTWADLQAKLNSELLNNLGNFINRVLSFVAKPAGGGYDSIIPDAPNAESHPLTNALAEKTNKWVEQYLEAMEKVKLKQGLKSAMAISSDGNAYLQESQFWRLYKEDPATCAIVMKTSVGVVYLLSCLLEPFMPSFSREVLHQLNMSPDEDLSFCDDKGETAKAKRPWDFVSAGHKIGKPVPLFKELKDEQVEAFRIKFAGSQAERILKEQAEAEAKKVAEKLKGTKLSEGSSKKKQSGGSKSKTAEEVSVAKLDIRVGLIRKAEKHPDADSLYVEEIDVGEEAPRTVVSGLVKFIPLEEMQNRKVCVLCNLKPVAMRGIKSHAMVLAASNEDHTKVELVEPPESAAVGERVTFAGFSGEPEASLNAKSKTWEKLSADLHSNGELVACYKDVPFTTSAGVCKVKTIANGEIR; encoded by the exons AtggcgtcaccgccgccgccgccgaagcttcCGATCCCCGGTCGCCGCAACATACTCATCACCAGCGCTTTGCCCTATGTCAACAACGTCCCGCACCTGGGGAACATCATCGGCT GTGTGCTCAGCGCCGACGTGTTCGCGCGGTACTGCCGGCTGCGGGGGTACAACGCCATCTACATATGCGGCACCGACGAGTACGGGACGGCCACCGAGACCAAGGCCTTGGAGGAGAAGTGCTCGCCCAAGGAGATCTGCGACAA GTACCATGTTATCCATGACGAGGTCTACAAGTGGTTCGACATAAAGTTTGACAAGTTTGGGCGGACGTCCGCTCCTGAACAGACAGAAGTCTGCCAGGCAATTTTCCATAAATTGATGGAAAACAAATGGCTCACAGAGAACACCATGCAGCAG CTTTATTGTGACACGTGCGAGCGATTCTTAGCCGATAGGCTTGTGGAGGGGAAATGTCCGACAGAAGGCTGTAACTATGAAGCAGCAAGGGGTGATCAATGTGAAAACTGCAGCAAATTGTTGAACCCAACTGAGTTAATTGATCCAAAGTGTAAG GTCTGTAAGAATGCTCCACGTATTCGTGACACAGATCACTTATTCCTGGAGCTTCCTCTATTGAGTGATAAGTTGGTAAACTATATTAACAACACTTCAGTAGCTGGTATGTGGAGTCAAAATGCTATTCAAGCAACAAACGCATGGTTGAAGGAAGGGTTAAAGCAACGCTGTATCACCAGAGATCTTAAATGGGGAGTTCCTGTTCCACATGAGAAGTATAAAGACAAG GTGTTTTATGTCTGGTTTGATGCACCAATTGGGTACATATCTATCACAGCATCATATACGCCTGATTGGGAGAAGTGGTGGAAGGATCCTGATAATGTAGAGTTGTTCCAGTTCATGGGTAAAGATAATGTGCCATTTCACACG GTCATGTTCCCTTCAACACTACTGGGAACTGGTGAAAACTGGACAATGATGAAGACCATAAGTGTTACTGAATATTTGAACTATGAAGCAG GAAAATTTTCCAAGAGTCATGGTATTGGTGTCTTTGGCAATGATGCGAAGACTACTAATATTCCGTCTGAAGTATGGCGATACTACCTGCTTATGAACCGCCCTGAG GTATCAGATACACTGTTCACTTGGGCTGATTTACAAGCTAAATTGAACAGTGAGTTGCTGAACAACCTAGGAAACTTCATCAACCGTGTGCTAAGCTTTGTTGCCAAACCAGCTG GAGGCGGATACGACTCCATCATACCTGATGCTCCTAATGCGGAGTCACATCCATTGACCAATGCACTTGCTGAAAAAACTAATAAATGGGTTGAACAATATCTTGAAGCAATGGAGAAG GTTAAACTGAAACAAGGACTGAAGAGTGCGATGGCGATTTCTAGTGATGGAAATGCATATTTGCAA GAGAGCCAGTTTTGGAGGCTTTATAAGGAAGATCCAGCAACCTGTGCCATCGTAATGAAAACTTCAGTTGGTGTTGTCTATCTCCTTTCCTGTCTGCTGGAGCCTTTTATGCCTTCCTTTTCTAGAGAA GTGCTGCACCAATTAAATATGTCCCCAGATGAAGATCTGTCATTCTGTGATGATAAAGGAGAAACTGCCAAGGCAAAAAGACCCTGGGATTTTGTATCAGCGGGACATAAAATAGGGAAGCCAGTCCCTCTATTTAAGGAACTG AAAGATGAACAAGTCGAGGCGTTTAGGATTAAATTCGCTGGCAGCCAAGCTGAAAGGATCTTGAAGGAACAAGCTGAAGCCGAGGCCAAGAAAGTTGCTGAAAAGCTCAAGGGCACAAAATTATCTG AGGGAAGTTCAAAGAAGAAACAATCTGGTGGTTCGAAATCAAAGACAGCAGAGGAAGTCTCAGTTGCCAAGCTGGATATTCGTGTAGGGCTTATCAGAAAAGCAGAGAAGCATCCAGATGCTGATTCACTTTACGTAGAAGAGATCGATGTTGGagaagaggcaccaagaacagtgGTTAGCGGCCTTGTCAAATTCATCCCTCTTGAAGAAATGCAG AACCGGAAAGTGTGTGTGCTCTGCAATCTTAAACCGGTGGCAATGCGCGGTATAAAATCACATGCTATGGTTTTGGCCGCATCGAATGAGGACCATACAAAG GTTGAGTTGGTTGAGCCTCCAGAATCCGCTGCTGTTGGGGAGAGGGTGACCTTTGCCGGGTTCTCTGGTGAGCCCGAGGCTTCTCTTAATGCCAAAAGCAAAACCTGGGAGAAGTTGTCCGCTGATCTGCACAGCAACGGTGAGCTGGTGGCGTGCTACAAAGATGTTCCATTCACAACTTCGGCTGGAGTATGCAAGGTCAAGACGATAGCGAATGGGGAGATTCGCTAG